From Chaetodon trifascialis isolate fChaTrf1 chromosome 24, fChaTrf1.hap1, whole genome shotgun sequence:
CATGATTGTACTGTAAGCAGACCTACGAGGCAGTTATTGAAGTGGAAATCGTATTGAAAAAGATGGTCGCTGCCGAATTCATTATAGACCATATCTGATGTTACAACATGAATGCACATTATGTCACAAAGCGAGATCATTATGTTTTGACGAACAATCAATTGGGGTTTGGCTCGAAAGCGCTGCGTTAGTGCATTAATGGCACCTAACTGTCAGGTATTACATCTACATGACATTAAATACGGAAGTGTAACTGAGTACTGCTCTTGAGGAGATAGTACACTGGGTTAAATGGAATAAAAACATActgacattgtttttattttcttggaATTAAGGACTTGTGAAAGTCCCTGCAGCATTTTTGGGGGCGATATAAATGTCATGTATTTTAACCAGTGAACCACATTTGTTGCAGTCACTGCAGGATGagtaaaaggaaaatgaaaaatgctcatttgcCGGTTGGAGAATGCATCACACAGGTTCGTATCAGCCAGTTTGACTTACTCTCTTCTAACTTGTTTCTGGTGAAATGACTGTTCCTCACAAGTGCATACATGGTGCCTAATCGCTGGAACGTCTGTCATTTTCAGGTTCAGAAGATTTTCAGGGAGCGACTTTGCCATCAGCAGCTCCCCGACAGGCCGGAGGGAGTGGAAGCTCAACACAAGTAGGTTTATTTCAGCAAAGCTGGCTGCAAAGTCTGAAATCTTGAACGAGGTAGTTCACAGGTCGTGAATGGTTTGGGAAATGCACatcaaatgtttgaaaatgaaaaccttCATTACGGTGAAGAAAGGTCTTCAAAGATGCTGTTATTCGAAGGAAAAATCCTTGAATTTTGAAGTAGAAACAGTAGTCGGATTGTCATCTCTTAGAGAGAGAGGTGATCTGGGACTCGGTGGGAGTTTCTGTGACCCAGTTCAGTCTTACCTGGCTGACAGCACTGTCCCAGTTTGTGGGCTGGAAAAGCTCCAGTTCCCAGCTGACTTGGACACAACACCAGCATCCCAGGTAGCCAAGTCCACCTCCAACTCTGAGGGTTTAACCATTTGCACTCATTAGATGGAACCACAGGAGGTTTAGAGGAAACAGAAATGGCTCTTTGACTATACAGCTTGTTATTttgcacagctggaggagaatTGTGGGTATTGTAGTTTAAACACTGTCTTTTCAGACATGtcctggagctgctgaagcGGACGGCCGTCCACGGGGAGAGTAACTCGGTGCTAATCGTTGGTCCCAGGGGAGCAGGAAAAACAATGGTGAGCCTCTGCAGCCAGAACACACTTAAAACAGGCTTATGGGTAcaaagaaaaggctgaaaagaTGATGAACTGTGTTGAAGTGTCTTAAATCCGGGGAGGGTTGCACTATCTGACGCTGTCTgagtttctgtgtctgcagctgctgaagtgtGTGCTGAGAGACCtgcaagaggaaaaagaagtgCAACAAAACCTGCTGCAGGTTCATCTCAACGGTACTGATTCCTCACCAAACCTCATTTAATTTATTCAGCATTTAAGGACCTGAATACTTAGAAGATCTCACATTTCTGGATGTTCTTTCCTGTGGCTATAAAAGATATTCCACCAGGATTTATGCATaaatattatcagcaaaatgtatgaCACTATCATTTAATAAAAATGTCTCCAAGCGTGGATAATCAGATGCATAACAGGCCTGTCTGTTGTAGGTCTCCTGCAGACTGATGACAGAATAGCGCTAAAAGAAATAACGCGGCAGCTCCACCTGGAAAACGTTGTTGGTGATAAAGTGTTTGTAAGTATTTGGAAACTGTTTTGTGGACGTTTTTCttattaataatgaaataaaagtgcTACAGAAATCAGcttgtgtttcatttcaggGAAGTTTTGCAGAGAATCTGGCGTTCTTGCTGGAGGCATTGaagaaaggtgagaaaatgcagccctgatgtgtctgtgttttgatgtTGAGGCTGTTTCTTTGGCATATGGTTAATTTCTGCGTTTGACACCAGGCGATCGCAGCAGCAGCCGCCCGGTGTTGTTTGTCCTGGACGAGTTTGACCTGTTCGCCCACCACAAGAACCAGACGCTGCTCTACAACCTGTTTGACATCTCGCAGTCTGCCCAGGCTCCCATCGCTGTGGTCGGCCTCACCTGCAGACTGGTGAGCCCCTCGATCCTCCTGACAGggaaacacagcaggaagcttCGGTTCTTCgttttaaatattttcctgGTGTTTCTTGTCGGTCCAGGATgtcctggagctgctggagaagcGGGTTAAGTCGCGGTTCTCCCACCGTCAGATCCACCTGCTCAGCAACCTGACGTTCCCTCAGTACCTGGAGCGGCTCCGAACTCAGCTCACCCTGCCGGACGACTTTCCCGATGACGGGTTCGCTCAGGACTGGAACGCCAGCGTGAAGGTGAGCGGTGGAACTGATCTCAGCTCAGTGTTCAGCGTTCACGAGTGTCTTGTATTAGCAGTAGTTCTGTGGTTGACCTGGAGGAGGCGCTGTGCAGAGGTGTGATTTCACAGCAAAGAGGAAGCAGCTTGAAGCATCAGCCATCTTTGActtgtcttctctttttcttctatCCTCAGACTCTGTGTGAAGACAAATCAGTGGAGGACGTCTTACAGAGACACTTCAACTCCAGCAAAGACTTCCGGTCAATGCACATGCTGCTGGTACAgcacacctccctcctcctctcctgtcctgttccctctttccttctcatctcctctcacCAGTGTgattctttgctgtttttctctctttgtctccagatGTTGTGTCTGAGTCGTGTGTCTGCAGCCAAACCTGCCATCAAACCTGCAGAcctgctggaggccagcagGCTGTGTTTCACCGACGCCGTGGCGAACATGCTCCacggtaaaaaaacaaaacagaatgagaAGAATATCTGTCAAACTCTGTTACATTTCTGTTGTCTGTGTCCAGGTCTGTCCATCTTGGAGCTGTGCCTGATCATTGCCATGAAACACCTCAACGACGTCTACGAAGGAGAGCCGTTCAACTTCCAAATGGTTCACAACGGTACGGCTGGAAACTTCACCTCCTTTTGTGCTTTGTCATAAAACAGGACGGAACTGGAGATTAACACACTTTCAGCATGAATGAACAATGACATGAATCAGCGAGTTTAGCCCTGATGCTAAAAGCAGCCGTGTGTCATTTTACTTGCATATGATTGGTtgatttttcatgctttttagaGTTTAAGAAGTTCCTGCAGAGGAAGTCTAACTCCATGTACAACTTTGACCCGCCAGTCATCATGAAGGTCTGTGTGAAGCATTCAAAGAGCCTCATGATGCTTCAAAATTTGGCCAAATTTTACGTCAGGGCGCTAACACTTTCCCTCTCACCTGTCCTCAGGCCTTTGAGCACCTGCAGCAACTGGAGCTGATCCGGCCGGTTGACAGCGCTGCAGCGAAAACTCAGAGGGAATACCAGCTCATGAGGCTCATGCTCGACCACAGTCAGATCATGGAGGCCCTGCAGAAGTACCCACAATGCCCCACTGACGTCAAGCAGTGGGCCATGTCGGCATTCGGGTAGGACTCAAGCGTACCTTTTGCAGAACAGGAAAGACTTTTTGAGTGGAAAGACTGAATTTAGCAAAGTTTGGTTTTGGAATATTGTGCAATAATCCTGTATTGCAACAGTGAAATGACACAAGTGAACTTTGTGTTTGAGAGTTTGAAAACCAGAAGTGGATCCAATAAAATAAAGATTCCTTTAAAATGACTGGACTTACTGATAAGATGTCTTGCCAAACTAACTCTTTTAGCTATATGACTGTGAAAAACACTAAGAAGTGCTGGAGTGAGGACCAGAAATGAGGCTGGGGTCAGTGCTTCACCTGCTGAATGCTACCATCTAGTGCTGAAAGCCTGCAGTCGACAGCAAGCGCAAACACCATCATTAGATAACAAAATCAGGCTCTGGCTCGTCCTTCCTCAGTCCTGCAAAGAAGATGCAGTTTCATTTGAAAGCATGCAACAAGATCTGGCCTGACTACTGACTGAAACtccattttctacattttatgAAGTCAACATGTTATGTGCATAAAAACTTCTTCTGCAAAGCAGCTTATTCGACTGCTGGTGCTTTCCAGGTCCTTGCTTTCCACATGATTACCCTGGAAACAattcaacacacatgaacacacatgaagTTTGACCAAAAGGTATGAAGTCAAAGAAAAACATCGATGTTCACaatctaaaaacacatttatttacatcACGTGGATCACTTCAGCTGATAAAAACCATGACCCGAGAGCTGCAGCGCTGATCAGGGATCAGTGTCATCTCCTCTGTGATAATGTGCCTCTGAAGGTTTTGTCTGCTCTGGGACTTTTTGAAGGGAATTCTCTGCTCTCTAATCCTCCCTTAACtaggaggtcagaggtcagggcgagAACCCCTGGAGCTGATAAAAACTCACTTCTGTTCTTCCTGTATTTTCCAGTTTGAAATCCAGACCTCAGTTTCTTGtcctttttcacattttttgttaGTAACATAAAACGCACAGTCACATGTATCAGGAGGAAAGAAACATCATCATTTTagagtccttttttttttttttttttaaacataaccCACTGACCAAAAAATGAGCAGATTGCTCTTCCAGCCTTGAGAACCCTGCGAGCATCATCACCATTAGAGGCTGCGTTGGCAGATCCGAGATCAGCGCTGCAACTCGAGAGCCTCGAGAAATGTGGGGTCAAAAATGCTTGTAGTGTATTTTTTTCATAGAAATTTCAGACCTGGCAACCAGACTTATCCTGCTGCCAAGACAGCCTTGGCGGCGAGGTCATTGGAGTTCAATGTTTCCTCTAAAATTCTTGCCAACAGTGGGGGAAAAGCAGGAGATTGAAATGCTGGAATGAAATACCTGGAGTGGGTGATTGCATTGTCACACATGGCGTATTGCAACTGCTCTTAAAGAGCTTCAGGGATTCTTCAAAATGCTGCCAGGGGACCCGGGGAGGCTCCCTGAGGAACACCTGGGCTGAACGTTTGTCGTGTATTTTCTGCAGAGGAACCCTTAAGTGCTATCTTGGATGCCTTACAAAGTACTCCAATGAGCCTCTAGTTTTTAGCTTACACAAAGCTCAACTTAAAGTTAGATTTCGCATAGTGAAGGACAATTTTAAAAGCAGGCCGGGCCGAGCCTCGCTGCCGAgtcaaaacacaagaaaagtttcaatgaatgtagaggaaacactgaagttCAACACGCACTTATAAAGATTCAGCTCAGAGTATATAGTTGATACAGGTATTTAtgttctcatgtctgtacagagCCTAGACTGCTTAAAATAGTGGGGGCAACAAGACACAAATGTTTCACTGGTAGTTTATATGCACAGCAATGTGAGGCGCTGGGCTGGAGGAAGTCGAGATAGAGAGCCGCAAAGCCGCAAAAGCCATTCATACACCTCCAAATGAAAGCCTCCCGAGTGATGACTGAGATGAAAACCGTTCGAGGATTTTGGATGAACCAAAACCCTTCGAGGAGCGTGTGGAGAGTGTTGTTTTGAGATTTGACGTCTGGCCAAAGTGACAGAAGGAAAGCAGATGATgttagttgttttgtttttggtacAACAGAACTGTTAAAGGTTCAAATCCTCTTTGAGAGCTTTACAATTTCTCTGCACGGTCTGCCTGCTGATTCACTGCCCTGACAGCAGGTTCACATCTTCAGCAGGTCACCGGCAGACCAAGAGGTGCATGAATGGATCTCCGCCGGTTTTACTGTCTCTACTGCGACAGGGCACAATCACACGAAACCAGCCAAACGCAAAGCCCTCTAAAGGTACACAGGGCCGGGCTCAATCCATCAAAGTACACACAATACTGGAATCCAGGAGTCTGAAGAACATTCATTCTCGGTCGTTTGTCCATAGACTGAATAGAAAGAAGCATGTTACCGTttatatcttttctttttgaattAATTAAAGTATTTCCTGAATTACAACCGAAAGgcccacccccccaacccccgccccccccccccaacaacaACCGTAAATCGTGCCAACTCTTCCAACTTTTTTCCGAGTTGCACCTGAGCTCTGATCCCCAAAACCTCAGGCctgtaaattaaaaaataaatacaacatataTCAATATGCAAGGTCacggattaaaaaaaaaaaaaaattaaaatgctacaagttatttgtgtgtgtgtttgttgagaGTCGCTCCTGCAGCTGATCCTACAGAAGTGCAGGGTAGTTTGCGGCACTGGTTGCATATAACTCGCGAGAACTTAGAAAAGCATAGTACTGAATCCCTGAATGGTATTTGTTGGCTTGGGTCGGTTTCTCCAGCACAGTTTAAACTCAAGTCCACCATCATCAACCAAACGCTGGCACGTtggcctttttcttttctttttttttttgctgtggcTGATCAAACAGTCACTTTGGCAGGTAACCAACCAACATGAGGCAGTTTGTAAAATCCACTTGGCTGCTGGAATACTGGTAAGTTTTGCATTTGAGGGCACAAAGTTGGGGACTAAAAAGGGTAATACTGGtgtttttcctttgcttttgaGCCAGTCAGCGCGTGTCGAGGATCCTTTTTTGAGAGATGCTGCATGATGGTAAAGATGAGGAAACTTCTTTTTAGCCttattttcaaacttttctGGCAAACAATCCCTCAAACTGGATCTTTTCTCCCAGTTCAAGAAATATTTGAAGAACTTGGGAATTTGGATCTTTTTCTTCTGGCAGAACCTGGTTAGGATTTTGGTTTATTTGCCATTCTTTCTACCCCAAAGAAATCCCTGCGAGTGAGGTAGTACTTATTGAAGGGCTGCTGGGGTTTGCAGTACTGATCGTCCCTGACTGTTTGAGCTTCATGATGACTTTAGATAATGGCTGTTTTTGAATAGCAGTTAAttgaaaaaacagcagcagcaaaaggaAGTGATATCGATGCAGATATCGTACTCGTGCTACAGTAAGTAAATAACAAGATGATGGCTTCTACTTCCTTCAGGTGGTGTTGTAGTGCTCGTAGCATGTGCTGAAATAAAATCTCAAACTTGTCTTACTTTTACTGTCACTCCCTCTTGATtcatctaatctaatctcaTCTCACTTTTGCAGCAGGAAATTAAATACAAACACGCTCAAGGAACTTTTACAGCTTCTGCTATTTGGTGGAAAATGGCCCTTTGTTAGTTGCTATAAAGCTAATTTTGTCCTAGAAAAAATGAGTTAAAATGTGCAGAAGAGTGGGGGTACATATAAGTGCTCATGGGAAATATTTAGCTCAGTTTGCAACCTGATTGTTTGCTGCACAGGATGGGAGGATTTGCTTTGACTCCCCACTCCTGAAATGAttgtaaatccatccatccatccattatctataccgcctatccctttcggggttgcggggggctggagcctatcccagctacaatgggcgagaggcggggtacaccctgaaccggtcgccagccgattgcagggccacatgcaaagacagacaaacattcacactcacactcacacttacggacaattttagagtcatcaattaacctaatgagcatgtttttggtctgtgggaggaagccggagtgcccggagagaacccacgcatgcacgggaagaacatgcaaacttcacacagaaaggccccgcctgacccggggatcgaaccggcaaccttcttgctgtgaggcacgcgcactacctgctgcaccaccgtgcagccttgATTGTAAATCAATTTCTTGTCTTGTTTCTTTATTGGTTTACTTGGCTCTTACTTCCTTGAGCGCTTAAAATGCTCAGCGTGCAATAAAGTATCATTATATATTGCCCTGAATGTGAAACAGGATGGCAGAAAGAAGTTTCTTCATGACCGCAAAGCTTGATTTTGAAAGGCCTGATTTTAAACTGTGTCCTCTGAAACCGTCCCAAAGCTTGAGGAGAGACTGCAGGTCTGCCGGCACCAGTGTTCAATGTCCctcagaggaaataaagactCAAAAACGTCACTGTTGCCTTCACAACAATGACAGATACATCCGTTTTGCCTGACATCTACAAGAGTAACTAACATGGATACGTAGAGATGGCACcaggatgaaagagagagagaactctCGTCTCGCTGCAGTTAGCCGTGCGATCGCTTCGTTAGCGTCAGCGGGACTTCAAACCATCCATCACAGCCAGGGGCATAAAACGAGCACCGAGCTGCCGGGTACCCTTATCAAATCAGCTGCTTATTTTGAGAAAACTGTTTAATCTGTTATAGCTTTGAGCAGCTTTTGTCTAATTCTGGAGAAAGACATGAAACACGCTGTCTGTCCAATTAAATGTCGAGTGCTCGTGTGCACTAGTAGAGGTGGTTCAGGGATCTGATCAGGATGCCTTCTGGGTGCCTTACTTTGGAGGTTTTCCAGGCAGGTCCACCTGGGAGGAGACCCTCGCTAGAGGGATAATATATCTCATCTGGCCTGGGAACCCCCACAAGGAGCAGGGGAAGGGGAGAGGGTGGTCTGGAATACCCTGCTTAGCTTGCTGCTACTGCTACCCGACCCCGGATAATTTGACCACACTGGCGAACTAACAAGCTCTCAAGGTTCAGCCCAGACCACCTGGTTTGGATCTACAGGGACTGAGAAATACCTGCTAACATCCTGAGCAGGTTTCTACAGATTAAGGGTTCGACCAGGTTCTACAGACGTCCCTGAAAACGACAGCACGGCTAAACCTTCGCAAGTCgagatgaggaaaaagagagagagagaagaagaagaagcgttAAGAATCAGCGAGAGAGGAGGTATTCCAGTCTGAgacaggtgaggatgaggaggaagaggcggagGATGCGAGGAGGTGGTGAGTAGCAAAGATTCCTGAGGTGTATCAAAAGAGAGCAGAAAACTCTTAATAGTAATCCAGAAAAGATGTGTGCAATCAAATCAAAAGCAAGCTGGCTCAGCTAAATACAGGTAGAACTCCAAAGTAGGGCTGGGTACCTCCAGAGACCCCCTCGAAACTTCAAATCTGACACCTCTACACATCGGATGATCAATTTTGAATCAAATCTGCTCCAAGACCATATATACCACCTGACCTGGCTCTGCGACCAAACAGCAGAGGCATCATTAGCCGGTACCCAGCGCTAATACAGAGAGATATAagcacatatactgtatatccagATCTCACGGCCAAAATTGGGCTTGTCAGCGACAGATTGTATTACACCGTTGACAACGGACACGGCAAACCAAAAcggaaaaaaacactttaaacgACAACTTCATCATGGGGCTAtacttattttttttccattatcagaagaaaaaaatgaaaacggTCAAAAAGGAGAAAGTTGTCATTCAGTCACAAATCAAAAGTGGAGCaaaactaaagactgagaaaggGGAGGAAAACGAGGAGAAACACTTTGTTTACGGCGTGTATGGCCACGAGGCTCTGCTGACCACGTCCACCCACGAGCGTCACGGCTGGCAGCAGAGCGTCTGAGCGTCAGGAGCCGAGGTTGTGGATCGTGTGAGCAATGACTGTGAACAGGGAGAGGGACTAATTTAAACTGTGTCCATCTGAAGTGAGGTATACCTGGTTGAAGGAGGTTTATGGTTTTTATCGTCATAATGCTTGAAAATggacccccctccccccctcacCCCTTTAAAATAAGCTTGATTACCAAGTTGTCTGGGTCCATAATACACTATGTACAGCAGCATTACACTATAAACATTCAGAAGCCGTTGCTTATTGGCAGAACGATAGTCGTTTCTTCAAAAAACGCACACGGGAAAACAGCAAATGTATCCAGAGCCAGGTGCtcgtcttttttctttctttcttttttttttttacactaaaATGCACTGAGAGTTCTGTGAAATTTCTCTGCCAGATCTTCTCTCTCCGTAGAAAACCCGAGCAGAGCAGGTCGCCTCCTATGTGAGTGTATGcatataaaaacaatacatGATAAAAGTGTCCCAGCAAGTCAGCACTCTCACTCGGTGGCGTCGTCTCGTCGTCATTGTCGTCGTAATATCCCGAATCGCTCGCTCGGGACGAGAGAGTCTCGACcgttaaaatgttaaaatcctCAGGCACGCATATTAAAATGAGGTGGATATCAACTGATGTGGTGAGGTGGGCGCAGGGTGTTTCCTGAACGCGAGTAGCGGCCTGCActtaaaagaacaaaacaaaaaaaaacaaccaacaaacaaaaaagaaactgaaaagaaaggaagaagaagaaaaaaaaacccactacgCCAACCAACCAGGGTTAGCTGCTCATCCCCTCGTGTTGATCCGTGTTTCTGCTGGCTCCTTGGGCGATCATAAGCTGGACTCCTTGGGCGGGAGGTCCACGTTGGTCACCATGGTGACAACAGTGACGATCTCCTCGGGGCCAATGATCGGGGCTTGGCG
This genomic window contains:
- the orc4 gene encoding origin recognition complex subunit 4 codes for the protein MSKRKMKNAHLPVGECITQVQKIFRERLCHQQLPDRPEGVEAQHKHVLELLKRTAVHGESNSVLIVGPRGAGKTMLLKCVLRDLQEEKEVQQNLLQVHLNGLLQTDDRIALKEITRQLHLENVVGDKVFGSFAENLAFLLEALKKGDRSSSRPVLFVLDEFDLFAHHKNQTLLYNLFDISQSAQAPIAVVGLTCRLDVLELLEKRVKSRFSHRQIHLLSNLTFPQYLERLRTQLTLPDDFPDDGFAQDWNASVKTLCEDKSVEDVLQRHFNSSKDFRSMHMLLMLCLSRVSAAKPAIKPADLLEASRLCFTDAVANMLHGLSILELCLIIAMKHLNDVYEGEPFNFQMVHNEFKKFLQRKSNSMYNFDPPVIMKAFEHLQQLELIRPVDSAAAKTQREYQLMRLMLDHSQIMEALQKYPQCPTDVKQWAMSAFG